Genomic DNA from Catellatospora sp. TT07R-123:
AAGAGGACCTGGCCAACCTTGAGCAGATCTTCGTCCTCGGTCGCTCGATCTATGAACTCCAGCGGTATGACATGAGACCTCGAATCGGACGACGCATGCCTGCGGGGGTAACCGCAGTGGTGGACCGAGCCCGGCATGATGCGCCCACTCAGGCGGCCGCCCACCTTGGCAACGCGATCAGGGCGGCGTACGACCTTGAACCTGACCCGAACAAGGCCTACCTGGAATCGGTCATGGCAGTCGAGGCTGTCATCTGTCCCCTGGTGGAGCCGAACTCGACACGAGCCTCCCTCAGCACCACCGTACGCAACCTTGAGAACGACATGAACTCGTCGGCGCCGGCGTGGATGCTGCAGTGGGGTGGGCCAAAAGGCCAGCCAGCCCAAATGGTTCGGCTCACGTCTATGCTTCAACTACTCTTCCAAGCCCACCACCGTCACGGCGGTGCGGTGACAATGAGCCAGAGCCAGGAAGAGGCGGAGTGGTCCGTGCATCTTGCGGCAGCCCTGGTTCAAATGATCAGCACTGGCCTTCTCCGCAAGATCTAGGCCGGGGCGGGCCGCGGTGGCCCGCCCCGGCGCACGACCGGTCAGTCGGTGCAGGACGGGGCGTCGAAGTGGCCGGGCGTGCCCGGGTACGCCGAGCCCGACCCGTGGTCGTTGTCTGCCGGGTACACGATCGCGATCTCCCGGTACGCCGAGGTGCCCGACGTGGCCGCGTCGGCGGCGTTGCGGCCCGCTCCCCCGCCCCACGCAACGTTCATCAGGAACTCGCGGGTGTGCGGGCTGGGTGAGCGGATGGCGTTGTCGCCGCCGTAGCTCGCGTTGCAGACGGTGAACAGGTTGTAGTTGCCGTGCCAGTCGAACAGCCGGTCGCCGGTGTCGGGGCCGTTGACCGACACGTCGCCCTGGAGCACGTCGCGGTCCCACCCGCCGTAGATGAAGTCGACACCGTGGTGGTGCTGGTTGTTCGCGGCGTCGGCGTCGGCCAGGTCGGTCCATACGAACCACTGACACGGGTCCACGGTGACGGTGCCGGTGGTGACCGGCCAGGCCCCGGCGGCGCAGTTGCCGGGGTACGACCCGCGCGGCCGCCAGTCGAGCAGGTCCGAGCCGAGCACCGCGTCCACGGCGGGGCCGCTGGTCGCCCCCGCGCCGCCGAAGACGTGGTCGACGAACTGGTCCCGGCTGCCGCGCGCGGCCTGCCAGAAGGCGCCGCCGTTGCGGCATTCCGGGTCGGCGGCGTCCAGGACCGGGTCGCAGCCCTTGCCGCCCCACAGCACGTCGGCTCCGTCGGCGCCGAAGACCTCGTCGCCGCCGCTGTCGCCGTTGGCCAGGTCGTCGCCGTACCCGGTGTGGATGGTGTCGGCGCCGGCCCCGCCGCGGACCCGGTCGCCGCCGCCGGAGGTGTGCCCGTCGTGGACCATCGCCGGGCTGGTGGCCGAGCCCAGCCAGGTGTCGCCGTCGGTGTCGTGGAACAGGTCGACCCGCCGGTCGTAGTAGCCGGGACGGAACCCGGTGTAGGTCTCCTTCGGGTGGTTGGTGCTGTCGGTGAACCCGAGCGCGGCGACGTCGTCGGCGTTGAGGTACTGGCTCATCACGCCGCCCCGGTCGCCGAGGATGGCGTCGCGGCCGGCGTCGCCGTACAGGGTGTCGGCGCCGAGTTCGCCGAACAGGTCGTCGTCGCCGTCGCCGCCGGAGACGGTGTCGTCGCCGTCCTGCGCCCAGACGCCGTCGTTGCCGCCGTCGCCGAACAGCCGGTCGTCGCCGTACGCCCCGGCGGGCTCGCAGGTCGCCTGGGCGGTGGTGCAGAACCGGGTCGACGGGCCGGGCAGGTCCGGGTCGTGGGTGCGGATCGCGGTCGCGTTCGCGGGCACGGCCCCGGTCGGGTACCGCTCGGTGTAGACCCGCTCAGCGCCGCCGACGACGGTGCGCAGCAGCGACCCGTTGTCGCCGAGGATGGCGTCGTCGCCGCCGTTGCCCTCGACGACGTCGCCGGTGTCGCGGAAGCCGGGGCTGCTGCTGCCGCCGAGCAGGTCGTCCTGACCGGCCGGGGTGCCGGTGCCGATCAGGTCGGCCGCGGTGCCCGGCGCGCCGGGCCAGCCCGGGTCGGGCAGCGGGGTGACGGTGCTGCGCCCGGGGCCGGACAGCGGGGTGTCCCCGCGCAGCGTGTCGGCGCCGCCGTTGCCCTCGGCGTAGTCGCCGTCGCCGTCGCCGGAGATCGCGTCGTCGCCGTCCTGGCCCCAGGCCAGGTCGACGCCGTCGCCGCCGCTGATCAGGTCGGAGCCGTGGCGGGTGACGTCGGCGGCGCCCCGGTCATACAGGTCGACGACCCGGGTCGCGATGGGTGAGCCGGTGGCGCCGACGCGCACGGTGGCGCGGGTCGGGGCCTGGCCGGGCAGCGGCAACAGCACCTGGCCGTTGTCGCCGATCACGACGTCGGAGCCGGGGCCGCCGTGGATGGCGTCGGCGGTGTCGGGCTGGCCGGTGGTGGCCGACCCGGTGCCCGCGTACGGCGTGGACGAGCCGCCGACCAGGTCGTCGTCGCCCGCGTCGCCCTCGATCCAGTCGGTCAGCGGGCCGCCCTCGGCGTAGTCGGCGCCGTCGCCGCCGCGCAGGCGGTCGGTGCCGCCCTGGCCGAGCAGGACGTCCTCGTTGGCGCCGCCGAGGATGAGGTCGGCGCCGCTGGTGCCGGGTGCGGGGCTGAACCCGAGGTCGAGCAGCGTGATCCGGTGCGGGGCCACGGCGCGGGCCTGGGTGATCCGGGTCGGGGCGCCCCCGGCCGGGGCCAGGGTGCCGTTGTCGCCGATGACCAGGTCGGCGCCGCTGTCGCCATACAGCGTGTCGCCGGTGTCGGGGCGGCCGGTGCCGGGCGCCGCCTCCTGCGACGACCCGCCGATGATCTCGTCGTCGCCGCCGTCGCCGTGCACGGTGTCGGCGCCGTTGTTGCCCTCGATCAGGTCGTCGCCGAGGTCGCCGTGCACGTCGTCGTCGCCGAGCCCGCCGTAGACCAGGTCGCGGTGGTCGCCGCCGGAGATGGTGTCGCCTGCGCCCGCGGTCGGCACATCCCCGGCCAGGTCCAGCGGGTACGGCCCGCCGGCGTCGGCGGCGCTGCCGTTGTCGCCGACGATGCGGTCCTCGCCCGCCTCGCCGTAGAGGCGGTCGGCGCCGTCGGCCGCACCGGCTTCGCGGGTGCCGCCGTAGATGACGTCGGCCTCGGTGCCGCCGAAGACCTGGTCGGCGCCGCCGTCGCCTTCGAGGGTGTCGGGGCCGGGGCCGCCGTACACGCCGTCGTCGCCCTCGTTGCCGAAGCCGAGGTCGGCGCCGTCGCCGCCGAGCACCTGGTCGGTGCCCGCCTGGCCCCAGCCCTTGTCGTCGCCGCCGCCGAGGTCGAGCACGTCGTCGCCGAGCTGCCCACAGGCCAGGTCGGCGCCGTCACCGAGGTCGGCGCGGTCGTCGCCGCCGCCCGCGCTGACCACGTCGGCTCCCGCGCCGCCGAGGATCAGGTCGCGGTCGCCCTGGTCGCTGGGCGCCACCTGGGCGTACGTCGTGTTGTCGGCGCACTTCTCGGCGGGCAGGTATCGGTCGCCGAAGATGGTGGCGCCGCCGTCGCCGCCGATGACGTGGTCGCGGCCGTCGCCGCCGACGAGCAGCTTGGGCTGCGAGGTCACGCCCGCGGGCAGCGGGGTGTGGGTGACCTGCCGCAGCGGCCCGTAGCCGTCGTCGTCTCCGGCGGCGTCCACCCGCGACGGCTCGGCGATGACGTAGTCCTGGCCGGGGCCGCCGTAGACCTCGTCGGTGCCGTAGCCGCCGAGCAGGACGTCGTCGGCGCCGTAGCCGTAGACGTGGCCGCTCTGGCCGTTGGCGGAGTGGGAGGTGACCAGGTCGACGCCGGCGCTGCCGTACACGGTGTCGGCGCCGCCGCCGGTGTCGACGCTGTTGGGCAGGTCGTTGTCGGCGTCGCCGTAGCCGCCGTGGTCGGGGTCCGGCGGGATCGCGCTGGTCGAGGTGTGGATGGTGTCGGTGCCGTCGCCGCCGTTGACGGTGTCGGCGCCGGGGCCGCCCACCAGGGTGTTGGCCCCGTCGGGGTGTACGCCGTCGGCGAGCACGCCGATGACGTCGTCGCCGCCGTTGCCGTACACGGTGTTGGCGCCGCGGCCGACGGTGATGTGGTCGGCGCCGTCGCTGTCGGCGGCGCCCTCGCCCGGGTTGCCGAGGCTGTCCCAGTTCACCAGGCCGGACAGGTCCTTGTTGCCGGCCCCGGTGGTGACAGTGGTCTTGCCGGGGCGGTCGGCGGCGGCCAGGGTGCCGTCGCCGGCCACGGTCGCGGAACCGGTGCCGGTGGTGATGTCGTCGGCGCCGGAGCCGCCCGTGACGTGCGCGGTGTGCGCGTCGTCCTGGACGGTGACGATCTGGTCGTCGCCTCCGCGGCCGTCGACGTACGAGTCCGCGGTGCCGGTGCGGATCAGGTCGTTGCCGTCGGAGCCGATGACCACGGCCGCGCGGTCGAACGACGACGTCTTGGTCCGGTCGCCGCTGGGGTGGCCGTCGCCGAGCATGAGCACCGACATCGCGGTCTTGCCGGGCAGGTCGTAGCCGCGCCCGTCGACCACGACCCGGTTCAGGCCCGGGTTCATGAACTCCTGGCGGCGGCCCAGCGCCTCGACGGCGAACCCGTCGAAGCCGCTGTCGTCGGGATTGGGCCCGGCGTAGTGCAGGGCATAGACCTTGATGACGTCGCCCTCGTACGTGCCGGAGTCGTTGGACCAGGCGGTGTCGCCGCGCTGGTCGGCCTTGCCGAACCGGCCCGCGAACACGACCAGGGTGTCCCCGACGGTCCCGCCGAGCTCCGGCGGGTCCGGTTCGCAGTCAGGCTGTGCCCTGAAGTCCAGCAGCACCGCGTTGACCAGGGTGAACGCGAACTTCTTGGAGAACAGGAACAGGTCGATGGTGATGTAGACCCGCAGGAACACCGACAGCTGGCCGCTGGTGGTGAACAGGCAGATCGGGTTGACCATCAGCGCGTGCACGAACTCGCTGAGCCGGAACTTGCCGTCGTTGTTCGGGTCGTTCCAGCTGAACCCGACGGTGAGCCGGATGCCGCCCTCGATGCCCGCCTTGAGGATCAGCACGCTGACCTCGGCACCCGCGGCGATCTCACCGCGCAGCGTCACCACCGGCACGGCCTTGCCGGTGCTGTCGGCGGTCTTGAAGTACAGCCCGTCCAGCAGCTTCACCGCGTCCAGGGACTCGTTGCCCTGGGCCGCCTCGATGGCGTGGCGGATGCCCGCGGTGTCCAGCCCCGCGATGAACCGGGCGGTCACCGACGCGCTGCCGGACAGGGTGACGAACACCGGCGGCGGGGCGTACACCGGCCCGAACGCCTGGCGCCAGCTGAACCCGAGCTCCAGCGGCCCGGAGTCGAAGCTGACCAGCTCGACGTCCTGGCCCAGGATCAGCCCGAACAGCGAGCCGGGGTTGTCGAAGACCGGGAAGGTGAACCCGGTGCGCTGGGCGTTGCTCTTGTGGTCGGTGCCGGTGGCGGCGAAGACCTTCTCGCCGTCGCTGCCGGCCGCAGCGTCGACCGCAGCCTCGACCTGGGCCTTGGTCTTGGCGATCGAGTGGTCGCGGTCGATGAGCGACTCGGCGGTGGCGGCGGTCGCCTCGGTGTTCAGCGCCTTGTCCGGGCGGATCGTCATCAGGTCGCCGATGGGGATGGAGCACTCGTCGCCGGTGTCGCAGTCGGGGACGCTGTTGACGAACCTGATGACCTCGCGGATCGTGTCGACGAACTCCAGCTTCGGCCCGCCGTTGAGGGTGCTGAACGTCCTGGCCAGCCAGATCAGCGTGATGTCGGGTCCGCCGGTGGCCTTGGACAGGTCCGACAGCACCGGGATGGGCGCGTACAGGGTGTCGATGACCGGTTGCAGCGGGCCGGTGACGGTCTTCAGCTTCTCCAGCACCGGCTTGAGGATCTGGGAGAAGAACGCGCCCGCGTCCAGCGCCAGGTGCGCGAACTCGATCTTCAGCGGACGGGTGACGGTGCCGCCGGTCCCGGCGGCCAGCGCGGTGCGGTGGTTGCTCAGGCCCCAGTCCAGCAGGAAGTCGGCGCTGATGCCGGGCAGCGCCGACGCCGCGCTGTTCCCGGCGGCCACCTTGGCCGCCAGGTGCAGGTCGACGTGGACGTCGGCGGTCAGGCTGGTGGCCAGCAGCGAGCCGAGGTCGCCGAGCCGGGCCAGGCTGAGCTTGGCGCCGGTGTCCTCGGCGCAGTCGGCGGCGGCCACGTCGGCGAAGCAGCTCTGCTCGCCCGGCGAGCTCTTCAGGTCGATGGCGAAGTGCGCCCGCACCAGCGGCGCGGCGCCCTTCTTCGTCGCCTTGACCTGGATGAACGCCAGCTGCGCGGCCAGGTCGTCGGTGAGGTCGAACGCGGCGCCGATCTGGAGTTCCGGGGTGAGGTCGGAGCCGGAGTGGGTGGGGATGTAGAAGCCCTCGGTCCGGTCGAGCACCAGGTCGAGGTGGGCCTTCCAGCCCAGCCGCGCCTGCACGCCGCCGGTGGCGCCCTTGGCCGCCTTCAGGGACAGGCCGGGGATGCCCAGGTCGAGCGGGACGTCGAGCTCCAGGCAGCGCTTGTGCTCGTCGGGTTCGTCGGCGGCTGCGGCGCAGCCCTGCGCGGCCGATACGTTGCCCTTGACCGCGGTCAGCGAGATGCGTACGGCCTGGAGGTATTCCTGCCCGCACGGCACCGCCGGGGCGCCGGCCTGGCAGGTGACGGTGGCGGTGGCGCCGGGCGCGACCCGCTGGAGCACGTCGGTGAGCCCGTCGGACAGGCCCTTGCTGTCCAGGGTGGCGTTGGCCAGGACCGGGCCGATCGCGTTCCGGACGTCGACGCGCAGCTGCGCGATGAACTGCTGGCCCTGCTGGAGGTCGTCGCCGACCAGCGGCAGCTTGCCGTCGAAGCTGGCCAGCCGCAGCGCCTGCTCGATCTTGGCCAGGTAGCCGTCGATGCCGACGTTGAAGTCGGTCAGGGTCAGCGCCAGGTTGGCGAAGCAGCTGGTCAGATCGGGAGACTGCGTGCTCGGGTCGAAGCCGAGCGGGCTGGCGGTGAGCTTGAGCTGGAACGCCAGGATGTTGGTGCCGGTGTCGGGGGTGCAGCCGTTGACGAAGACCGGCGCGCGGGCGCAGATCGCCACGTCGGTGCCGCCGGAGCCCGCGCCGCAGTCGGTGCCCGCGGTGGTGAAGGTCGGGCTGAGCCCGAACAGGCCGGACACCGGGCCGTCGGCGGTGAGGCCGCCGAGGCCGACGCTGAAGTCCGCCTGGACCTTGCCGAAGTCGGGGTCCTTGCCCAGGTCGAGGGCGAGCGGGCCGACCCGGGCCCCGA
This window encodes:
- a CDS encoding calcium-binding protein, producing the protein MRIRRLLTAAVAALVAVPLAVVATPLPAQAAQPWETGLRSLMARTATWAEDGLGRVGQLAKPLPLLGVSPGSLVDADKLMRTAADALAAELTHTDEDLGGGARLTSTVTEDGGDRVLDVVLRVRKQRTAQEIVAAGVTVARAVNLTGWATLHVKARYTAAGQAYLIRDDQSPRIDVDALATLRPTAEFDQATAAIGILGVTLRDGSTLTARTHLKVTFADPNADGALAFDTASGTGTGELAATGSLAGLARIALDTAGGQTSDTDTESGPGSFAAVLLLGAAATGSGLALPAIDATVRIDWPAVDTGSPQATTEGLDDVVSQFANMSPLDLASGLAQLATLLGGVQGSGGAGNLNLPFLKGTFADAVKINEKLTAFLKKHVHPQPGSSESGPGDDPAKAGQPKFTSLQELLRLLPEEGLPVSDVGFSGGKLAFTLQLTRAATGEPQPLDPGAGSVSGRGATFTNAGFSVDGARFTPGALVGQRVVAGTSAGTVAANTADTVTLDATGWVGRRPAADSPWVVSSSAAHVGAVELGGLVTATVGGKKTGLKNANAQASFALVDPSYTARLTVVLDLRDETGGEPADRVLLRTDPAVPLFTANFPITTVADYYSTIGFLRVRLSGDLSVDPAEPDTDMLQVRFHDAADLSLGTLFTRLKDDPAGLFDVTTSVRTSGRVKASIPGATGALGNGVSIDLNWYAGDPEPSIDFTRLGGLMALDFNPDDPKALFALVLEALRSVNAALAASGSGTGLMDQQIPLVGRSARQLIGSDQSGVGGAVAYAAGATADEFLLTDSGRESERAKFPARLANRTIVIGSKAYRILGVEGEGKTLRIAAAGSPVPAAGSAYAVRPELADALDRLLAAPPETLQDALDVVNDVIGEDSGLNFTLDQRPGGPYLRLGLDWKRDFHTGGPLAFKWDAARDLISLESAGSFSVDVDAHAQLGLLLPLKLGAAPLLDHTSQAAVTVSGSADGLAVGARVGPLALDLGKDPDFGKVQADFSVGLGGLTADGPVSGLFGLSPTFTTAGTDCGAGSGGTDVAICARAPVFVNGCTPDTGTNILAFQLKLTASPLGFDPSTQSPDLTSCFANLALTLTDFNVGIDGYLAKIEQALRLASFDGKLPLVGDDLQQGQQFIAQLRVDVRNAIGPVLANATLDSKGLSDGLTDVLQRVAPGATATVTCQAGAPAVPCGQEYLQAVRISLTAVKGNVSAAQGCAAAADEPDEHKRCLELDVPLDLGIPGLSLKAAKGATGGVQARLGWKAHLDLVLDRTEGFYIPTHSGSDLTPELQIGAAFDLTDDLAAQLAFIQVKATKKGAAPLVRAHFAIDLKSSPGEQSCFADVAAADCAEDTGAKLSLARLGDLGSLLATSLTADVHVDLHLAAKVAAGNSAASALPGISADFLLDWGLSNHRTALAAGTGGTVTRPLKIEFAHLALDAGAFFSQILKPVLEKLKTVTGPLQPVIDTLYAPIPVLSDLSKATGGPDITLIWLARTFSTLNGGPKLEFVDTIREVIRFVNSVPDCDTGDECSIPIGDLMTIRPDKALNTEATAATAESLIDRDHSIAKTKAQVEAAVDAAAGSDGEKVFAATGTDHKSNAQRTGFTFPVFDNPGSLFGLILGQDVELVSFDSGPLELGFSWRQAFGPVYAPPPVFVTLSGSASVTARFIAGLDTAGIRHAIEAAQGNESLDAVKLLDGLYFKTADSTGKAVPVVTLRGEIAAGAEVSVLILKAGIEGGIRLTVGFSWNDPNNDGKFRLSEFVHALMVNPICLFTTSGQLSVFLRVYITIDLFLFSKKFAFTLVNAVLLDFRAQPDCEPDPPELGGTVGDTLVVFAGRFGKADQRGDTAWSNDSGTYEGDVIKVYALHYAGPNPDDSGFDGFAVEALGRRQEFMNPGLNRVVVDGRGYDLPGKTAMSVLMLGDGHPSGDRTKTSSFDRAAVVIGSDGNDLIRTGTADSYVDGRGGDDQIVTVQDDAHTAHVTGGSGADDITTGTGSATVAGDGTLAAADRPGKTTVTTGAGNKDLSGLVNWDSLGNPGEGAADSDGADHITVGRGANTVYGNGGDDVIGVLADGVHPDGANTLVGGPGADTVNGGDGTDTIHTSTSAIPPDPDHGGYGDADNDLPNSVDTGGGADTVYGSAGVDLVTSHSANGQSGHVYGYGADDVLLGGYGTDEVYGGPGQDYVIAEPSRVDAAGDDDGYGPLRQVTHTPLPAGVTSQPKLLVGGDGRDHVIGGDGGATIFGDRYLPAEKCADNTTYAQVAPSDQGDRDLILGGAGADVVSAGGGDDRADLGDGADLACGQLGDDVLDLGGGDDKGWGQAGTDQVLGGDGADLGFGNEGDDGVYGGPGPDTLEGDGGADQVFGGTEADVIYGGTREAGAADGADRLYGEAGEDRIVGDNGSAADAGGPYPLDLAGDVPTAGAGDTISGGDHRDLVYGGLGDDDVHGDLGDDLIEGNNGADTVHGDGGDDEIIGGSSQEAAPGTGRPDTGDTLYGDSGADLVIGDNGTLAPAGGAPTRITQARAVAPHRITLLDLGFSPAPGTSGADLILGGANEDVLLGQGGTDRLRGGDGADYAEGGPLTDWIEGDAGDDDLVGGSSTPYAGTGSATTGQPDTADAIHGGPGSDVVIGDNGQVLLPLPGQAPTRATVRVGATGSPIATRVVDLYDRGAADVTRHGSDLISGGDGVDLAWGQDGDDAISGDGDGDYAEGNGGADTLRGDTPLSGPGRSTVTPLPDPGWPGAPGTAADLIGTGTPAGQDDLLGGSSSPGFRDTGDVVEGNGGDDAILGDNGSLLRTVVGGAERVYTERYPTGAVPANATAIRTHDPDLPGPSTRFCTTAQATCEPAGAYGDDRLFGDGGNDGVWAQDGDDTVSGGDGDDDLFGELGADTLYGDAGRDAILGDRGGVMSQYLNADDVAALGFTDSTNHPKETYTGFRPGYYDRRVDLFHDTDGDTWLGSATSPAMVHDGHTSGGGDRVRGGAGADTIHTGYGDDLANGDSGGDEVFGADGADVLWGGKGCDPVLDAADPECRNGGAFWQAARGSRDQFVDHVFGGAGATSGPAVDAVLGSDLLDWRPRGSYPGNCAAGAWPVTTGTVTVDPCQWFVWTDLADADAANNQHHHGVDFIYGGWDRDVLQGDVSVNGPDTGDRLFDWHGNYNLFTVCNASYGGDNAIRSPSPHTREFLMNVAWGGGAGRNAADAATSGTSAYREIAIVYPADNDHGSGSAYPGTPGHFDAPSCTD